One segment of Allorhodopirellula heiligendammensis DNA contains the following:
- a CDS encoding serine/threonine-protein kinase — MSTDQKKNSSLGKHRPLQRVDVICDRYEQQWLAGERPDLGEFLQQPDSPVQADLFTELLRLDIHYRNQNNLPIHPQDVVKRFPNFQTEIQNAFLLENVSGDTSEIRRDQWLTQTQSAVEHTVPPRLTRLPLVEFDGYEILGEIARGGMGIVYRARQIEANRIVALKMILSGNVAGVDEIQRFKNEAKAAARLDHPNIVPVFDIGEQDGQHFFSMGFVNGPSLKQLISNERMDDQRSAEFVRTLARAVQYAHSKGIIHRDLKPANILLDEHGNPRITDFGLSKVLHSQTELTGTGQVLGTPAYMSPEQASGRSNEITEATDIYSLGGILYELLTGCVPFYSETVVGLLMKVQNETPRSPASVSQVRLSADLDTICMKCLEKNPSDRYSTAQDLADDLDRYLQGEPILARPISRGRRIARWCGKRPLITGLAACLVISVLVFGSSTLHFAKTSQLRSSMVESEKRQKDQNLQIALLAVEQMVEQAKLLADVPRKEKARVELLNKATDFYNRFRQQRPEDRSLQFQAALVHQSTGSVFRILDQFDRSQEAIETSVTQLDALIAAEPANRQYSIALSESYISMALLLKPRNLDLAFGAIEKAMAIQSELMRDQDSDDDSRHALARVLYNRGMMLSEQGQHELAESDYQAAIQLLRELVRYSDDPATDDSLAGNYRLDLGRTLNNYGNLLKQEGRTEEAKNQIRQAIDLHSDYADLREHRQDVAIFRNNLANTLIAQKQFDDALAENWLSIESLDELVSQFPRYASLKSELANVLNTRGSIMGSQNELEEAAEYFGRAESSLQKLTQDFPENFGYSNRMAAARYNVAVVAYMQNEFKKCSEILRNAIKVHQHCFDGNPHNEEFRGNLKKDYSLFIKTLQKSGDLFEMDQAIDECVATFPQEHEVRLNAARSRAQAYTDAKQSENKDIRESLGQNAVEDLRVAVQLGASTDAIEENGKIIEPLNVLFGRTDFQELLDELKLNPSAPTSDGGE; from the coding sequence TTGAGTACCGATCAAAAAAAGAATTCGTCACTCGGGAAGCATCGTCCACTTCAACGCGTGGACGTGATTTGTGATCGCTATGAGCAACAATGGCTCGCTGGTGAGCGTCCAGATCTTGGCGAGTTCCTCCAGCAACCTGACTCGCCAGTCCAGGCCGATTTGTTCACGGAGCTACTGCGGCTAGACATTCACTACCGGAATCAGAACAACCTGCCCATTCATCCGCAGGACGTTGTCAAACGATTCCCGAACTTTCAAACCGAGATCCAGAACGCCTTCTTGCTCGAAAACGTGTCCGGTGACACAAGCGAGATACGTAGGGACCAATGGCTGACCCAGACCCAATCGGCTGTAGAGCACACTGTACCTCCGCGATTGACTCGTCTGCCCCTGGTCGAGTTTGACGGTTACGAAATCCTTGGCGAGATCGCCCGCGGAGGGATGGGAATTGTCTATCGCGCCCGTCAAATCGAAGCCAACCGGATCGTAGCGCTCAAAATGATCCTGAGCGGGAACGTCGCCGGCGTCGATGAGATCCAACGCTTTAAGAACGAAGCCAAAGCAGCAGCCCGCTTGGATCATCCCAACATCGTCCCCGTGTTTGACATCGGCGAACAAGACGGACAGCACTTTTTCTCGATGGGCTTCGTCAACGGCCCCAGTCTCAAGCAATTGATCTCAAACGAGCGAATGGATGACCAACGGTCCGCCGAGTTCGTGCGCACGCTCGCCCGGGCGGTTCAGTATGCTCATTCCAAAGGCATCATCCACCGAGATCTGAAACCCGCCAATATCTTGTTGGATGAACACGGCAACCCGCGAATCACCGACTTTGGTCTCTCCAAAGTTTTGCACAGCCAGACCGAATTGACCGGCACCGGGCAGGTGCTCGGGACTCCCGCCTACATGTCGCCCGAGCAAGCGTCTGGACGCTCCAATGAAATTACCGAGGCGACCGACATCTACTCGCTCGGTGGCATCCTTTATGAATTATTGACGGGCTGCGTCCCATTTTATTCCGAAACAGTCGTCGGCCTGTTGATGAAAGTCCAGAATGAAACGCCGCGATCTCCAGCATCGGTCAGTCAAGTTCGGTTGAGCGCGGACCTGGACACGATCTGCATGAAATGCCTGGAGAAAAATCCCAGCGATCGATACTCGACTGCGCAGGATCTGGCCGACGACCTGGATCGCTACTTGCAAGGCGAGCCGATTCTGGCTCGCCCCATCTCTCGCGGCAGACGGATCGCAAGATGGTGTGGGAAACGTCCCTTGATCACCGGACTCGCCGCCTGTCTCGTGATTTCTGTGTTGGTTTTCGGTTCCTCAACCTTGCACTTCGCTAAAACCTCGCAGCTGCGATCGTCGATGGTGGAGTCTGAGAAACGCCAGAAGGATCAGAATTTGCAGATCGCTTTGCTGGCAGTCGAACAAATGGTTGAGCAGGCCAAGCTGTTGGCCGATGTGCCGCGCAAGGAAAAGGCACGCGTTGAGCTGCTCAACAAGGCCACTGATTTTTACAACCGATTTCGACAGCAACGTCCCGAAGATCGATCGCTGCAGTTCCAAGCCGCGTTGGTGCATCAATCGACCGGCAGCGTATTTCGTATCCTGGACCAATTCGATCGGTCTCAAGAGGCCATTGAAACATCAGTTACCCAACTAGATGCGTTGATCGCGGCCGAACCAGCCAACCGACAGTACTCGATTGCCCTGTCTGAAAGCTACATCTCCATGGCGCTGCTGTTGAAACCGCGCAATTTGGATCTCGCGTTCGGTGCGATTGAAAAAGCGATGGCAATCCAGTCAGAGTTGATGAGAGATCAGGATTCCGATGACGACTCACGCCACGCGCTCGCCCGGGTTCTGTACAACCGGGGCATGATGCTCAGCGAACAAGGTCAACATGAATTGGCGGAATCCGACTATCAAGCAGCGATCCAGCTGCTTCGCGAACTCGTCCGATACTCTGACGACCCTGCGACAGACGATTCTCTCGCTGGAAACTATCGACTCGATTTAGGGAGAACACTCAATAACTACGGCAATCTGCTCAAACAAGAGGGGCGCACCGAGGAGGCCAAGAATCAAATCCGGCAAGCGATCGACCTGCACTCGGACTATGCCGATCTCCGAGAGCACCGTCAGGATGTGGCAATCTTTCGAAACAACCTCGCCAACACCCTGATCGCACAAAAACAGTTTGATGACGCTCTGGCCGAGAACTGGCTGTCGATCGAATCGCTTGACGAACTTGTTTCCCAGTTCCCTCGATACGCAAGCCTGAAAAGCGAGCTAGCCAACGTGCTCAACACACGCGGATCGATCATGGGCAGCCAAAATGAGCTCGAAGAAGCGGCTGAGTACTTTGGTCGCGCAGAATCCTCTCTACAGAAGCTTACGCAGGACTTTCCCGAAAACTTTGGATACAGCAACCGCATGGCTGCGGCTCGATACAATGTGGCGGTGGTCGCATACATGCAAAACGAATTCAAAAAGTGCAGCGAAATCCTCCGCAACGCGATTAAAGTTCACCAACACTGTTTTGATGGAAATCCGCACAACGAAGAATTTCGAGGCAATCTTAAAAAGGACTACTCCCTATTCATCAAGACGCTGCAAAAAAGCGGTGACCTGTTCGAGATGGATCAAGCGATCGATGAGTGTGTGGCAACATTCCCTCAAGAACACGAAGTACGACTCAACGCCGCGCGATCGCGTGCACAAGCCTACACCGACGCGAAGCAATCGGAAAACAAAGACATCCGAGAATCGCTCGGACAAAACGCTGTCGAGGACCTTCGGGTGGCGGTTCAATTGGGAGCCAGCACGGATGCGATTGAGGAAAATGGAAAAATCATTGAGCCGCTCAATGTGCTGTTCGGCCGAACCGATTTTCAAGAATTGCTCGACGAGCTGAAATTGAACCCGAGTGCCCCAACGTCGGACGGCGGTGAATGA
- a CDS encoding VF530 family DNA-binding protein, producing MNQPQPNNPLHGVTLKAMLEYLVADYGWERLEQRINMHCFNYEPSINSSLKFLRKTEWARVKVERLYLNSISYAERKEKNAASDVSSNASLVDALEADKLCVPTRLKKNSSEAVLQDADLRIQYGWKWPSR from the coding sequence ATGAATCAACCCCAGCCCAACAACCCGCTGCACGGCGTTACTCTCAAAGCGATGCTCGAATACTTGGTCGCCGATTACGGGTGGGAGCGACTGGAGCAGCGGATCAACATGCACTGCTTCAACTACGAACCGAGTATCAACAGCAGTCTGAAGTTCCTTCGCAAGACGGAATGGGCCAGAGTCAAAGTCGAGCGTCTGTACCTGAACTCGATCAGTTACGCCGAGCGGAAAGAGAAGAACGCCGCGTCCGATGTGAGTTCCAACGCATCTCTTGTCGATGCGTTGGAAGCCGACAAACTCTGCGTCCCAACTCGTCTTAAAAAAAATTCAAGTGAGGCGGTTTTGCAGGATGCTGATCTACGAATTCAGTACGGATGGAAGTGGCCGAGTCGCTGA
- a CDS encoding YqjF family protein codes for MKERTEEMVSDRTWSLPNQPWVMRMTWSELLFAHWPIEPDLVASLLPNGVTLDTRDGKAWVGIVPFLMSNIGPRWCPPIPGLSQFLELNVRTYVTIDGKPGVWFFSLDAASRVAVRVARATFNLPYMDATMSIDCDADGAIDYRSGRTHRGEPAAEYEATYAATGDFFHAQPGTLEHWLTARYCLYSANRGGCIFRGEIDHQPWTIARATYEERINTMGKPLGFEFVGEPHLLFAKPINVKAWLTSRCGTQLA; via the coding sequence ATGAAAGAAAGAACTGAGGAGATGGTAAGCGATCGAACTTGGTCACTTCCGAATCAGCCGTGGGTCATGCGGATGACATGGTCGGAGCTATTATTCGCGCACTGGCCGATCGAGCCGGATTTGGTTGCTTCACTGCTGCCCAATGGGGTGACGCTGGACACGCGGGATGGGAAAGCTTGGGTCGGTATCGTGCCGTTCCTGATGTCGAACATTGGACCCCGGTGGTGCCCGCCGATTCCCGGCTTGAGTCAGTTCTTGGAATTGAACGTGCGGACGTACGTCACCATCGATGGTAAACCGGGTGTGTGGTTTTTCTCTTTGGACGCAGCCAGTCGCGTGGCCGTGCGAGTCGCCAGGGCGACGTTCAATTTGCCGTATATGGACGCGACGATGTCGATCGATTGCGATGCCGATGGCGCGATCGACTACCGAAGTGGGCGGACGCATCGCGGCGAACCGGCGGCGGAGTACGAAGCGACGTATGCGGCGACGGGCGATTTCTTTCACGCCCAACCCGGTACGCTCGAACATTGGCTGACAGCTCGCTATTGTCTCTACAGTGCCAATCGCGGAGGTTGTATTTTTCGGGGTGAAATTGATCACCAACCATGGACGATCGCGCGGGCAACCTATGAAGAGCGAATTAACACCATGGGGAAGCCGCTGGGTTTCGAGTTTGTCGGTGAGCCGCATTTATTATTCGCGAAGCCGATCAATGTGAAAGCTTGGTTGACGTCACGTTGCGGAACGCAATTGGCGTGA
- a CDS encoding PIN domain-containing protein — protein sequence MSHFTVVYDACVLFPAPLRDLLMQLAMTGLFRARWSSMIHDEWTRSVLKVRADLTAEQLSRTRELMDSHVLDALVTGFEPLIDALELPDPDDRHVLAAAIRCGADAIVTYNLKDFPDDTLSTYGIEAIHPDSFLLSQLDLAPSVVLTAVKQTRARLKNPPRSPEEYLGCLGEQGLTQTVSELKHSIQLI from the coding sequence TTGAGTCACTTCACGGTTGTTTACGACGCTTGCGTCCTGTTTCCGGCACCGCTTCGTGACCTGCTGATGCAGCTCGCAATGACGGGGCTGTTTCGGGCTCGTTGGTCGTCGATGATCCACGATGAATGGACTCGAAGCGTTCTGAAAGTCCGTGCTGATCTGACGGCAGAGCAACTGTCTCGCACTCGTGAGTTGATGGACTCGCACGTGCTCGATGCGCTGGTGACTGGCTTCGAACCGTTGATCGACGCTCTTGAGCTACCTGATCCCGATGATCGGCATGTTCTGGCTGCGGCGATCCGGTGCGGAGCCGATGCAATCGTGACCTACAACTTGAAAGACTTTCCCGACGACACTTTGAGTACGTACGGGATTGAAGCGATCCACCCAGACTCGTTCCTTCTCAGCCAATTGGATTTGGCTCCGAGCGTGGTACTGACCGCTGTTAAACAAACTCGTGCAAGACTGAAGAATCCGCCGAGATCGCCAGAAGAATACCTTGGCTGTCTCGGTGAACAGGGACTGACGCAAACCGTCAGCGAGCTGAAGCATTCCATACAGCTGATTTGA
- a CDS encoding helix-turn-helix domain-containing protein, giving the protein MNAALSDLPSTLSPTPSDAELAKASSRAIADLVAHESEATFRLVATLGKKETEIQIPSSALQLLGALLTEFAKGNAVTMFPVHAELTTQQASDLLGVSRPFLVEQLEKGELPFRKVGTHRRVLLKDLMEYKQSEDRKRHEALDELAAQAQELDMGY; this is encoded by the coding sequence ATGAACGCAGCACTTTCCGATCTACCGAGTACGCTCTCACCAACGCCCAGCGATGCGGAGTTGGCGAAAGCGTCTAGTCGCGCTATCGCGGATCTAGTCGCCCACGAAAGCGAAGCCACCTTTCGATTGGTTGCCACGCTAGGAAAAAAGGAAACCGAGATTCAGATTCCTTCGTCGGCGCTGCAGCTTCTTGGCGCCTTGCTGACCGAATTCGCCAAGGGAAACGCGGTGACGATGTTCCCGGTGCATGCCGAATTGACGACGCAACAGGCTTCGGATTTGCTCGGTGTGTCGCGGCCGTTTCTGGTGGAGCAGCTTGAAAAGGGCGAGCTTCCGTTTCGCAAAGTTGGCACCCACCGACGTGTGCTGCTGAAGGACCTGATGGAGTACAAACAGTCGGAGGACCGCAAGCGTCATGAAGCACTTGATGAATTGGCGGCTCAGGCGCAAGAGCTCGATATGGGTTATTGA
- a CDS encoding indolepyruvate ferredoxin oxidoreductase subunit alpha — protein sequence MAMVVTQPCIGCKDKACLPVCPVECFHEDESMVYIDPDECIDCGACVPECPEEAIFYEDDVPDQWKGFIEMNATKSAECPSAHE from the coding sequence ATGGCAATGGTTGTGACTCAGCCCTGCATTGGGTGCAAAGACAAAGCTTGCTTGCCGGTTTGCCCGGTCGAATGCTTTCACGAAGACGAGTCTATGGTCTACATCGACCCTGACGAGTGCATCGACTGCGGAGCCTGTGTCCCGGAATGCCCCGAGGAAGCGATCTTCTACGAAGACGACGTCCCGGACCAATGGAAAGGCTTCATCGAAATGAACGCCACCAAGTCCGCGGAATGTCCGTCGGCTCATGAGTGA
- a CDS encoding protein kinase domain-containing protein — protein sequence MKPDSGLDENSNKAEAITNRPDDWLLREWKAGNEQAAEVFANRYTIRLVALVANRLNRRYRSSVDPEEVVHSALGSFFNAARHSRIEVSGSVSLWRLLATFVRRKMARSIERQSAAKRGGDYERLSLDDVGRLAIVEDATTSEDEVSEVVALVKAELPEELFAIVEGLLAGQTQRELANSLGIDERTVRRRLSRVREHLGFTAPDAGMNAHAASSPPKLPRVEYNDFVLGKLIGSGGFGKVYRAGMQTSGETVAVKFLRKAFWQNQDARRSFLREIDLASQIDHPGVIRYLGYGESPHGGPYLLSEWIDGQSIDAISGPTIEQFRGWLLQICQALDAVHQAGLVHGDLTPTNILVDRDNRITITDFGFSQATVPEATSILGGTLGFAAPEQIDSSFGTVSPKTDIYAVGGLVHWFIYRTPPNAGRHLGEIVEKTLANRKEDALRFAECPATFRAILAATLNPSPVERIESVSKLIRLLS from the coding sequence TTGAAACCGGACAGCGGCCTAGACGAAAATTCAAACAAAGCGGAAGCAATCACCAATCGTCCCGATGACTGGCTGCTGCGCGAGTGGAAAGCGGGAAATGAACAAGCCGCCGAAGTGTTCGCGAATCGATATACAATCCGATTGGTCGCTCTGGTCGCCAATCGACTGAATCGCCGATACCGGTCTTCAGTTGATCCAGAAGAAGTGGTTCACTCCGCGTTGGGAAGTTTTTTCAACGCCGCGAGGCACAGCCGCATCGAAGTCAGCGGCAGCGTCTCGCTGTGGCGACTGTTGGCAACGTTTGTTCGTCGCAAAATGGCTCGCTCCATTGAACGGCAATCGGCCGCTAAGCGAGGTGGAGATTACGAGAGGCTTTCCCTTGACGATGTCGGACGGCTTGCCATCGTCGAGGATGCGACAACGTCCGAAGACGAAGTTAGTGAGGTCGTCGCGTTGGTAAAGGCCGAGCTGCCCGAGGAACTCTTTGCCATTGTTGAGGGACTGCTCGCCGGCCAGACGCAGCGTGAGCTAGCCAATTCGCTGGGGATCGACGAGCGAACCGTTCGGCGTCGCTTGTCACGAGTTCGCGAGCACCTCGGCTTTACGGCCCCAGACGCTGGGATGAACGCACACGCGGCAAGCAGTCCGCCGAAGTTGCCACGAGTGGAATACAACGACTTCGTGCTCGGTAAATTGATTGGCAGCGGTGGATTCGGAAAGGTCTATCGAGCCGGCATGCAAACGAGTGGCGAAACCGTCGCCGTCAAATTTCTTCGCAAAGCGTTCTGGCAGAACCAGGACGCGCGACGATCGTTCTTACGCGAGATCGACCTTGCCTCGCAGATCGATCATCCGGGTGTGATCCGGTACCTCGGTTACGGCGAATCACCGCACGGCGGCCCCTACTTGTTAAGTGAGTGGATTGATGGTCAATCGATCGATGCGATTTCGGGTCCCACAATCGAGCAATTCCGAGGCTGGCTACTGCAAATCTGCCAAGCACTCGATGCAGTCCACCAAGCCGGGCTCGTTCACGGCGACTTGACTCCCACCAATATTCTCGTCGATCGAGATAATCGCATCACCATCACCGACTTCGGTTTCTCTCAAGCGACCGTCCCGGAGGCGACTTCAATTCTCGGCGGCACGCTTGGTTTCGCCGCGCCGGAACAAATTGATTCATCGTTTGGCACGGTCAGCCCCAAGACAGACATTTACGCTGTCGGCGGATTGGTTCACTGGTTCATCTATCGCACGCCTCCTAACGCCGGTCGCCATCTCGGCGAGATCGTTGAGAAGACGCTGGCCAACCGTAAGGAAGATGCCTTGAGATTCGCAGAGTGTCCGGCGACTTTCCGAGCCATCTTGGCGGCGACACTGAACCCGTCGCCAGTCGAGCGAATCGAGAGCGTCAGCAAGCTGATCCGTCTGCTGAGCTAA
- a CDS encoding protein tyrosine phosphatase, whose product MNKLNVLFLYGKKQWRSLTAEAINRSDDRISVRSRGTARGATQTTRASDIVWAEVMLVMEGKCRQRILADHPSESMFNSVHVLDISDDYQFMDDELVGLVKSAAEPIIAALVRS is encoded by the coding sequence TTGAACAAACTGAACGTGCTGTTTTTGTACGGCAAAAAGCAATGGCGCAGTCTGACGGCCGAAGCCATTAACCGCAGTGACGATCGGATTTCGGTTCGATCCCGCGGCACGGCGCGTGGGGCAACGCAAACCACTCGGGCGAGCGACATTGTTTGGGCGGAAGTGATGTTGGTAATGGAAGGCAAATGTCGGCAGCGGATCTTGGCCGACCATCCCAGTGAGTCGATGTTCAATTCGGTGCATGTGTTAGACATTTCTGACGACTATCAGTTCATGGATGACGAGTTGGTGGGGTTGGTCAAGTCGGCTGCCGAGCCGATCATCGCCGCGTTGGTTCGGAGCTAA
- a CDS encoding M28 family peptidase codes for MAVSDQVHLRQKKSAEIGLSARPDAGQTVPPPADTPRHSVGRRPGAFSARLRRYWPLFVLGIAVGAGSAVYFWGRAAGSPKQSTELSARPIPPTYAPDRAIGYLRAIVDMGPRVTGSEAMVRQQAFLTEFFTQQGADVSLQKTKIRHPLTGASVDMANLVAAWFPERPIRFLLCAHYDTRPFPDQDRHDPKGLFLGANDGASGVAAWMEMSHQFADLPKDIGVDVVLFDAEEFVFAEGADDYFLGSTYFAQQYLMSPPSVPYRAGVLLDMVGDRELQLLYDRASLRYAKEITKSIWRTAAKLGVTAFVPRTRMQEIRDDHLPLNQIAKIPTTDLIDFDYPRPGFRAPQYWHTTEDTPDKCSGASLAAVTWVVHQWIIAQSETSE; via the coding sequence ATGGCAGTTTCGGATCAGGTGCACTTGCGGCAAAAAAAATCCGCGGAAATTGGTCTGTCCGCACGCCCCGATGCGGGCCAGACCGTGCCGCCCCCTGCGGACACGCCGCGGCACTCCGTCGGCCGGCGGCCGGGGGCGTTTTCAGCCCGCCTACGGCGATACTGGCCCCTGTTTGTTCTGGGCATTGCCGTCGGGGCCGGTTCGGCGGTGTATTTTTGGGGGCGGGCAGCCGGCTCGCCGAAGCAATCCACCGAGCTGAGTGCGCGCCCGATCCCACCGACCTATGCTCCAGATCGGGCGATTGGTTATCTGCGAGCGATCGTTGACATGGGGCCGCGCGTCACCGGTAGCGAGGCGATGGTGAGGCAGCAGGCGTTTCTCACAGAATTCTTTACTCAGCAGGGGGCGGATGTCTCCCTCCAAAAGACAAAGATTCGCCACCCGCTTACCGGCGCGAGCGTGGACATGGCGAACCTAGTTGCCGCCTGGTTTCCTGAGCGGCCAATCCGCTTTCTGTTGTGTGCCCACTACGACACGCGACCGTTTCCTGATCAAGATCGCCACGACCCCAAGGGCCTGTTTCTGGGGGCCAACGACGGCGCCAGTGGCGTGGCGGCCTGGATGGAAATGAGTCACCAGTTCGCGGACTTGCCCAAGGATATCGGAGTCGACGTCGTGTTGTTCGATGCCGAAGAGTTTGTGTTTGCAGAGGGCGCTGACGATTATTTCTTGGGGTCGACGTATTTTGCCCAACAATACCTGATGTCACCGCCGTCGGTGCCCTATCGAGCCGGTGTGCTGTTGGACATGGTCGGCGATCGCGAATTGCAACTGCTCTACGATCGCGCCAGTTTGCGGTACGCCAAAGAGATCACCAAATCGATCTGGCGGACGGCCGCGAAATTGGGGGTGACCGCGTTTGTGCCCCGCACACGAATGCAAGAAATCCGTGACGATCATTTACCGTTGAATCAAATTGCCAAAATCCCCACGACCGACCTCATTGATTTCGACTATCCGCGACCGGGGTTCCGGGCACCTCAATACTGGCACACAACCGAGGACACACCGGACAAGTGCAGCGGCGCGAGTTTAGCTGCGGTAACTTGGGTGGTCCATCAATGGATCATCGCACAGTCAGAAACCAGCGAGTAG
- a CDS encoding class I SAM-dependent methyltransferase, producing the protein MSRCYQLIDFGNGRKLESLAGRIIDRPSPAADNAVPRDPAAWRDAESRYDAAARIWTHRTAWPDQLAIEVSDPIDPERAVLQIPVQPTPFGHIGVFPEQLENWQWLMRTAPAGDLPSSSRSRQRQALNLFAYTGVSTMAMASSGMGVAHVDAAKPNVEAAKRVAVANGLREAPVRYLVDDAAAFVQREIRRGNRYHTIVLDPPAYGHGPKSKRKAKSSDKRPAKQAQAWRISRDLPELLKNCFELISGRSFRLLVTGHSAEMDQADVLDLIERNLSHRRIGRLQPQIEAGRMTVADPANRKLDAGFYVRCRLAPLTPDS; encoded by the coding sequence TTGTCCCGCTGCTACCAACTGATCGACTTCGGCAACGGGCGGAAGCTCGAGTCGCTGGCTGGACGAATCATTGATCGCCCCAGCCCCGCGGCCGACAACGCCGTGCCCCGCGATCCCGCCGCGTGGAGAGATGCCGAGAGCCGGTATGACGCGGCAGCGCGGATCTGGACTCATCGTACCGCCTGGCCCGACCAGCTGGCCATCGAGGTTTCCGATCCAATTGACCCTGAGAGGGCAGTACTTCAAATACCCGTTCAGCCAACCCCCTTCGGTCACATCGGAGTCTTTCCCGAACAACTCGAGAACTGGCAATGGCTGATGCGAACGGCACCCGCAGGCGATCTTCCCAGCTCGTCGCGCAGTCGCCAGCGGCAAGCTTTGAACCTGTTCGCCTACACGGGCGTTTCGACGATGGCGATGGCGAGCAGCGGGATGGGGGTCGCACACGTGGACGCTGCCAAGCCAAATGTCGAAGCTGCCAAACGCGTCGCCGTTGCCAACGGACTGCGAGAGGCCCCCGTTCGGTACCTCGTCGATGATGCCGCAGCGTTTGTGCAAAGAGAAATCCGGCGTGGCAACCGCTATCACACCATTGTCCTAGATCCGCCCGCCTACGGCCATGGCCCCAAGAGCAAGCGAAAGGCTAAGTCGTCGGACAAACGTCCGGCCAAGCAAGCACAGGCGTGGCGGATTAGTCGCGATCTGCCCGAACTGCTCAAGAACTGTTTCGAACTGATCTCGGGGCGATCGTTTCGCTTGTTGGTTACGGGCCACTCCGCGGAGATGGACCAAGCCGACGTGCTCGATCTCATTGAACGAAATCTCAGCCACCGACGCATCGGTCGCTTGCAGCCCCAAATCGAAGCGGGCCGGATGACGGTCGCTGATCCAGCCAACCGAAAACTCGACGCGGGTTTCTACGTTCGCTGCCGGCTAGCTCCGCTGACTCCTGACTCCTGA
- a CDS encoding YciI family protein, with translation MKVMVIVKATKSSEAGELPSEALLTAMGQFNQELVAAGIMEAGEGLKPSSAAKRVHFHGTDRTVTDGPFAETKELIAGFWLWEVASMQEAIEWVKRCPNPMLEDSDIDIRPLYEMDDFAEQDPQGAIRDQEDALKRAISLQAASVQPYLFFAGRCEEALGFYEQALGAKVLMKMGFDESPDAVPEGMLQAGFEKKIMHASLSIGKMTIMASDGCDDKSKFDGFRLAFSVATEAGAEAAFNALATGGQVDMPLTKTFWSPLYGMVTDKFGVGWMVMVPGDPQ, from the coding sequence ATGAAAGTCATGGTCATCGTGAAAGCCACCAAGAGTTCCGAGGCTGGTGAGCTGCCCAGTGAGGCATTGCTCACCGCGATGGGGCAGTTCAATCAAGAACTGGTCGCCGCCGGCATCATGGAAGCTGGCGAAGGACTCAAGCCGAGCTCGGCAGCTAAACGCGTTCACTTTCACGGCACCGATCGCACTGTCACGGACGGGCCGTTCGCGGAGACAAAAGAGCTGATTGCGGGCTTCTGGCTATGGGAAGTGGCGTCGATGCAGGAGGCGATTGAGTGGGTTAAACGCTGCCCTAACCCGATGCTCGAAGACTCCGACATCGATATTCGGCCGCTATATGAGATGGACGACTTCGCCGAACAAGACCCGCAAGGTGCGATCCGCGACCAAGAGGATGCGCTCAAACGAGCCATTTCGCTGCAAGCGGCAAGCGTTCAGCCCTACCTGTTTTTCGCCGGACGCTGCGAAGAGGCGCTCGGATTCTACGAGCAAGCGTTGGGAGCGAAAGTGCTGATGAAGATGGGTTTTGATGAGAGCCCCGATGCGGTTCCCGAGGGTATGCTGCAAGCGGGCTTCGAGAAAAAAATCATGCATGCATCGTTGTCGATCGGCAAGATGACGATCATGGCATCCGATGGCTGTGACGACAAATCGAAATTCGACGGCTTTCGCTTGGCTTTTTCGGTAGCAACCGAAGCTGGTGCAGAAGCGGCGTTCAACGCCCTCGCGACAGGAGGTCAGGTCGACATGCCGCTCACCAAAACATTTTGGTCACCCCTTTATGGCATGGTCACCGACAAGTTCGGCGTGGGCTGGATGGTGATGGTCCCCGGTGATCCACAGTGA
- a CDS encoding helix-turn-helix transcriptional regulator, protein MELFTTFSGVFNMPTSGHQTDAARLMSVDAVAAMLAISTRHVYRLADSGRMPRPVKLGGSNRWDRDVVENWIREGCPVVRSVKHPRRRGA, encoded by the coding sequence ATGGAGTTGTTCACCACTTTTTCCGGGGTTTTCAACATGCCTACGTCAGGTCATCAAACTGACGCCGCTCGACTCATGTCAGTCGATGCAGTGGCCGCCATGCTGGCAATTTCTACTCGACACGTTTACCGACTCGCCGATTCCGGTCGAATGCCGCGACCGGTGAAGCTCGGCGGCTCCAATCGCTGGGATCGTGACGTCGTCGAAAACTGGATCAGGGAAGGCTGTCCTGTCGTTCGTTCTGTGAAGCACCCTCGGCGACGAGGAGCGTAA